The following proteins come from a genomic window of Paramisgurnus dabryanus chromosome 19, PD_genome_1.1, whole genome shotgun sequence:
- the tmem64 gene encoding transmembrane protein 64 has protein sequence MWNSGSVQGLLKALKHTAGKGQIQLSRWLHRTPDSLECDKIDILICNVFDERANGGKSESDTESLSDTGVSFTPEFRHPCCITTCCCKSALLACILTAVCFSSVALVRQYLKDALLWVESLDSFVGAMLFIVGLISVSFPCGWGYILLNVAAGYLYGFVLGMGLVMVGVLIGTFIAHVACKRLLTDWVLNKIGSSEQLSAVIRVVEGGSGLKIVALARLTPIPFGLQNAVFSITDVSLPNYLVASSVGLLPTQLLNSYLGTTLRTMEDVIAEQSISGYFVFSLQIFISIGLMFYVVHRAQVELNAAIAACQMELKTSYTNGSETNHSGPSYCSKRTAAGGGINVV, from the exons ATGTGGAACTCAGGGTCAGTGCAGGGTCTACTGAAAGCCCTGAAGCACACGGCTGGTAAAGGGCAGATCCAGCTGAGCCGTTGGCTCCACCGGACCCCGGACTCTCTGGAATGTGACAAGATTGACATCTTGATCTGCAATGTTTTTGATGAGCGAGCAAACGGCGGAAAGTCGGAGTCGGACACCGAGAGCCTTTCCGACACCGGTGTGTCCTTCACCCCCGAATTCAGACACCCGTGCTGTATTACCACCTGTTGCTGTAAAAGCGCCCTGCTGGCCTGCATCCTGACCGCGGTTTGCTTCTCATCGGTGGCACTGGTGCGCCAGTATCTAAAGGACGCTTTATTGTGGGTGGAGAGTTTGGACAGTTTTGTGGGAGCCATGCTCTTTATCGTGGGCTTGATCTCGGTGTCGTTTCCCTGCGGCTGGGGATATATCCTGTTAAACGTGGCCGCCGGGTATTTGTACGGGTTTGTGCTGGGTATGGGTCTGGTGATGGTCGGGGTTTTGATCGGGACTTTCATTGCTCATGTGGCGTGTAAGAGATTACTGACGGATTGGGTTTTGAATAAGATCGGCAGCAGTGAACAGTTGAGTGCTGTCATTCGGGTCGTGGAGGGGGGAAGTGGACTCAAAATTGTGGCCTTAGCGAGACTCACACCGATTCCTTTCGGTCTACAGAATGCAGTCTTTTCG ATCACAGATGTGTCCTTGCCAAATTATTTAGTGGCCTCTTCAGTGGGACTTCTCCCAACACAACTGCTTAACTCGTATCTGGGCACCACGCTGCGTACGATGGAGGATGTGATCGCGGAGCAGAGCATCAGTGGATATTTTGTATTCAGTCTACAG ATCTTCATCAGTATCGGCCTGATGTTTTACGTCGTACATCGAGCGCAGGTGGAACTGAACGCCGCCATCGCCGCCTGCCAGATGGAGCTAAAGACGTCGTATACGAACGGCAGCGAGACCAATCACAGCGGTCCGAGCTACTGCAGCAAAAGAACCGCGGCAGGTGGGGGAATCAATGTAGTCTGA